TCATGGGGACTGACCGACCGGTGTCGGCCGAGGCGCTCGAAGAGCGGGAGTTGGTGCTCTCGGCGCAGGCAGGGGATCACACGGCATTCGCCGGTCTGGTGCATCGTCACCAGCGCCGAGCGTATGCGGTTGCCCGTGCCATTGTGTTGTCGCACGATGATGCCGAGGATGCGGTGCAGGAAGGGTTTCTGCATGCGTTTCGCGCCCTCGAACGGTTTCGCCCGGAGCAGGCTTTCGGCGCGTGGCTGCATCGCATTGTCGCCAATGCAGCGTTGGATATCGCCCGTCGGCGCAAAGTACGCGACGCGGACGAGTTGCCGGAGACGTTGTCGTCTCCACATCGGGATCCGGCAGAATCGGGTGAGTTGCGTGCGCGCCTGGCGCGCGCACTGGATACGCTCGGCGAACGGCAGCGCGCAGTCATCGTGTTGCACGACGTCGAGGGATACAAGCACGCGGAGATCGGCTCAATTCTCGGAATTCCCGAGGGAACGGCGCGATCGGACTTGCACCATGCTCGGGCGCACCTGCGGCGACAGCTGAGCAATCTTCGGAGTGAGAAATGAACGTCACGCGGAACGACAACGGGCACGGCCCGGATGCGGACCCTCGAGTGACCGACCTGCTACGCAGCCACTACGCCGCGCCGCAGGACGAGACGTACTGGCACGGCCTGGAAGAGCGCGTGTTGATGCATATCAACGTGCTGCGTCCATCATGGTGGAGCGGGTTCGGTGAGTTCCGGACGGCCGACATCCGCAACGTGGGGTTGATCGCGGCGACGATCGGCTTGCTCGTGGCGGGTGCCACGTTCGTGCGCGAGGCCGAGCGCAATGCGACGGCGCGCGAGATGGCGCAGCGGGCGGCGGTGGAGTCGGCGCTGCCGCTCAACGATGCCACGCTGACATCGCGTGTGCGCGTGCGGCTTCCGGAGGATGCGCCGGAGCGGTACCTGCATCCTCTCGACTACTAGGCTCGAGCACTCCGTGTCTACCTCCCGCCCCAAATCGCTCGCCATGATGTTCATCCTCGGTGCGTTTCTCACCGGGGGGGCGGTCGGTTTTGCCGCCGACCGCATGGTGTCGCCACCGCGCCCGGACGTGTTCAACGAGAGAACGATGGTCGATGAACTCGCCCGTGAACTCAAGCTCTCGTCTGCACAGCGTGTGGTCATCGACTCCGTGTGGGATTGGCGTCGCAAGCAGTCGCGTGAAATCATGAAGACCGTCCGGCCTACTCTCGATGCCGTGCGCGACAGTGCGCGCGTGCTGATGATGAACACCCTCGATGACGCGCAGAAGACGGCTTTCCGCGCACTGCTCGAGCGCAACCAGCGAACGGCCGACAGTGCGGCGCGTGCGCGAGGTGAGACCAAGTGAATCGCAGGAATCGTGTTGGACAGACCGTCGTTGGCGTCGTGATCTTCGGGGCGGTCGTGATGACCGCCCCGCTTGGCGCTCAGGGGTTGTCGGGCGACGATGGCGCGCGTCCGGTCAGCCTGCGCGAGGCGATCGAACTCGCGGCCAAGAACTCGCCGGCGGCCGTATCGGCGCGTGGTCTTGATCGCAATGCGTCGGCGGCGCGTCGTCAGGCCCTCGGCTCGTACGTGCCGAACGTCAACCTTACGGCGGGTACCGGGCGGACGCAGGGTACCACGATCAACAACTTCAACGGTCAGCTCACGTCGTTGTCGGGCAATCCGTGGAGCTACAACAACGGCCTCGCGCTGAACGTCGAAGTGTTCGATGGCGGTCGCCGGTGGTCGGAAATCAAGCGCATCCGCGCGACGGCCGACGTGGCCGACGTGTCGGCGGTGTCGGCGCGCTTCGATGCGTCACTGCAGGTGAAGCAGCAGTTCTATGCAGCGCTCGCCGCGCGCGAGTCCGCGGCCGCCGCGAAGGCGCAGCTGGAGCAGGCCGAACAGCAGCTCAAGGCGTCCACCGCGCGATTGGCGGCCGGCGTCGCGACCAAGTCGGATTCGCTGCGTTCGGCGATTCTGGTGGGCAATGCGCGTCTCGCCGTGCTGACGGCCGAGAACGATCTGCGCGTCGCTACGGCGTCGCTCACGCGGGTGGCCGGGTCCACCACGCCGATCACCGCGTCCCCCAGTGACACGCTCGACACGCCAATGACGCTGCCGACCGACGAGGAGCTGGCGATGCTCGCCAACGACGGTCCCGCCGTGCGTCTGGCCATCTCGAATGTGGCGGTCGCCCGCGCGGCCAAGCGGTCGCAGAAGTCGACGTACCTGCCCACGCTCACGATGTCGTACAACTACGCCTTCAGTCAGAACGCTGGAGGCTTTGCGGGTCGGCAACTGTTCCTGGTCGGTGGCAACAACGCGAGCCGTCAGACGATGAACTTCAACATCGCCTATCAGCTCTTCAACGGATTCCAGCGCGAGTCGCAGACGGTGCAGGCCGATGTCACGCTCACGAATGCCGAAGCGCAGCTCCGCGACGTGCAGCTGGGGGCCCGCCAGAATCTGACGTCGTTCGTGCGCTCGCTGCAGAACGCGCAGGCGCGCGTGCAGGTGCAGCTGGCGGCGATCGCGGCCTCGGAAGAAGATCTGCGCGTGCAGCAGCAGCGCTATGCGCTCGGCGCGTCCACGTTGCTCGACCTGCTCACGTCACAGACGCAGCTCAATCAGGCGCGTCAGGCGTTGATTCAGGCCCGCCTCGATGGTCGCATCGCCCGCGCGCAACTCTCATCGCTCGTGGGGCGTGAACTCTGATGCGTGCTCTGGTGCCGTTTCGCGCGCGTGGACTGGCGCTCCCCGCGCTCCTGGCCAGCAGCGTGCTGGTCGGATGTGGCGCGAAGAAGGAAGCAGCGCCGGTTATCGGCACGGCGGTCGTCGACCGCCGCACGATCGTGGTGGATGCACAGGCGACCGGCGCCGTGGAGCCGATCAACGTCATCGAAGTGAAGTCGAAGGCCTCCGGGCAGATCACGCGCATGCCGGTGGAAACCGGTTCGCAGGTGAAGGCCGGCGAGCTGCTGGTGCAGATCGACACGCGTGACGTGAAAAACCAGTACGAGCAGTCCGCGGCCGACCTGCGCAGTGCGCAGGCTAGCCTCGAAGTGGCCCAGTCGCAGAAGAAGCGCTCCGACGAACTGTACAAGACGCGCATTATCACCACGCAGGAGTACGAAGCCGCGCAGCTCGGCCTCACGCAGGCGCAGGGTGCGATCGTGCGCGCGAGCACCAACGTCGATCTGGCCAAGCAGCGCCTCGAAGACGCCACCGTGATCGCACCGGTGAATGGCACGATCATCGACAAGCCTGTCTCGTTGGGTCAGGTGATCGCGTCGGCTACCGGCTCGGTGTCCGGTGGCACGACCCTGCTCAAGATGGCCGACCTCACCAAGGTGCGCGTGCGCGCGTTGGTGAACGAGACGGACATCGGCAACGTGCGCCCGGGTCAGTCCACGCGCGTCACGGTGGATGCCTACCCCGAGCGTCCGTTTCAGGGCGTGGTCGAGAAGATCGAACCGCAGGCCGTAGTACAGCAGAGCGTCACCATGTTTCCGGTGATCGTGTCGCTGGACAACAACGAAGGGTTACTCAAGCCGGGCATGAACGGCGAAGTGTCGATGCTCATCGACCGTCGCGACAACGTGCTGGCCGTGAGCAACGACGCGGTGCGCACGGTGCGGGAAGCGGCTGTCGCGGCCACGTTCGTGGGGCTCAACCCCGACAGGGTGTCGGCGCAGGTGCGCGAGATGCAGGCCCAGATGCGCAGCAGCGGTGGCGGCAACGGCGCGGGCGCCGGACAGCCGGCCGGCGACATGCCGTCGGCCAAGGCCGTACAAATGGGCGAGAAGAAGGCCGATGCGAAGGGGGCACCGACGTCGGATCGACGGGGTGGTGCACCGACGGCCGCGGGTGGCAACAGCGGCGGTAATGGCGGCGCCCGTTCGGCTGGCGGCAGCGTCACGCGGGTGCGCACGGCCTTGGTGTTCGTGGAAGACGCGCCGGGTAAGTTCAGCCCCCGTCTCGTGCGATTGGGCGCCTCCGACTACGACTTCTCCGAGGTCGTGTCGGGACTCAAGGAAGGGGAAAAGGTGGCCACGCTGGCCGTGCAGGCGCTGCAGGCCAAGCGTGACCAGCAGAACGACCGGTTCCGTAGCATGACGGGCGCCGGCGGCATGCCGGGCGTGCAGTCCACGACCGGCGGTGCTGGCGGCCGCCCGGCCGGTGGTGGTGGTGGTGGCGGCGGTGGTGGTGGTGGTGGCGCGCGCGGCCGGTGGTGGCGGGCGTCCTCCCGGAGGTCGCTGACATGCTATACGCCGAGACCATTCGCGTGGCGCTGGGCGCGCTGCGAGCCAACAAACTGCGCTCGATCCTCACCATGCTTGGCATCGTGATTGGCGTCGGCGCGGTGATCGCCATGGACGGCATCGGCCGCGGCGCGCAGGAGTCGATCAAGGATCGCATCACGGCGCTCGGCACCACGCTCCTCACGGTGACGCCGGGGCAGGTACGCGGCATGGGTGGCGTGGCGTCGGAAGCCGATCGTGCCAAGCTCACGATGGACGATGCGGCGGCGCTCGAAGAGCAGGCCTCGCTGGTCACGGCGGTGCAGCCCGAGATGTCCAGGCAGCTGCAGCTACAGTTCCAGGCCAAGAACGCCAGCACCCAGGTGGTTGGTACGTCGGCGAATTACCTCACCGTCCGCAGGTACGAGCTGTTGGGCGGGAGGATGTTCACGACGCAGGAAGACCTCGGCAAGCAGCGGGTGGCGGTGGTCGGTCCGGCGGCGCTCACCAACCTCGGCATCGAAAACCCCGAGGCGATCATCGGTGAGGCGGTCCGCATCCGCGGCATTCAGTTCACAGTCATCGGCGTGCTCAAGTCGAAGGGGCAGACCTCGCCCTTCCAGAATCCCGACGACCAGGTGCTGATCCCGCTCAATACGGCGCGCTTTCGCGTGCTGGGCACCGATCGTATCCGCTCGATCTCCGTGCTCGCCGCGTCGGAAGCGAAGATCCCCGAATCGATGGCCGAGATCCAGAAAATCCTGCGTCGTGAACACCGCCTGCCGCGCGAGCGCGACGACGATTTCACCATCCGGAATCAGGCTGACTTTCTGACCACGTTCGCGGAAACGAGCAAAGTGTTCGGCTCCCTGCTGGCCGGGATCGCCGCCGTTTCCCTCGTCGTCGGCGGCATCGGCATCATGAACATCATGCTGGTGTCG
This region of Gemmatimonas groenlandica genomic DNA includes:
- a CDS encoding RNA polymerase sigma factor, whose protein sequence is MGTDRPVSAEALEERELVLSAQAGDHTAFAGLVHRHQRRAYAVARAIVLSHDDAEDAVQEGFLHAFRALERFRPEQAFGAWLHRIVANAALDIARRRKVRDADELPETLSSPHRDPAESGELRARLARALDTLGERQRAVIVLHDVEGYKHAEIGSILGIPEGTARSDLHHARAHLRRQLSNLRSEK
- a CDS encoding ABC transporter permease, with the translated sequence MLYAETIRVALGALRANKLRSILTMLGIVIGVGAVIAMDGIGRGAQESIKDRITALGTTLLTVTPGQVRGMGGVASEADRAKLTMDDAAALEEQASLVTAVQPEMSRQLQLQFQAKNASTQVVGTSANYLTVRRYELLGGRMFTTQEDLGKQRVAVVGPAALTNLGIENPEAIIGEAVRIRGIQFTVIGVLKSKGQTSPFQNPDDQVLIPLNTARFRVLGTDRIRSISVLAASEAKIPESMAEIQKILRREHRLPRERDDDFTIRNQADFLTTFAETSKVFGSLLAGIAAVSLVVGGIGIMNIMLVSVTERTREIGVRKALGATGNNILFQFLIEAVVLCLLGGAIGVAMGSGGAMLISRLFAWNTSISSQSVVMAFAFSAVVGVVFGVWPARRASKLDPIMALRYE
- a CDS encoding TolC family protein, with product MNRRNRVGQTVVGVVIFGAVVMTAPLGAQGLSGDDGARPVSLREAIELAAKNSPAAVSARGLDRNASAARRQALGSYVPNVNLTAGTGRTQGTTINNFNGQLTSLSGNPWSYNNGLALNVEVFDGGRRWSEIKRIRATADVADVSAVSARFDASLQVKQQFYAALAARESAAAAKAQLEQAEQQLKASTARLAAGVATKSDSLRSAILVGNARLAVLTAENDLRVATASLTRVAGSTTPITASPSDTLDTPMTLPTDEELAMLANDGPAVRLAISNVAVARAAKRSQKSTYLPTLTMSYNYAFSQNAGGFAGRQLFLVGGNNASRQTMNFNIAYQLFNGFQRESQTVQADVTLTNAEAQLRDVQLGARQNLTSFVRSLQNAQARVQVQLAAIAASEEDLRVQQQRYALGASTLLDLLTSQTQLNQARQALIQARLDGRIARAQLSSLVGREL
- a CDS encoding efflux RND transporter periplasmic adaptor subunit — translated: MRALVPFRARGLALPALLASSVLVGCGAKKEAAPVIGTAVVDRRTIVVDAQATGAVEPINVIEVKSKASGQITRMPVETGSQVKAGELLVQIDTRDVKNQYEQSAADLRSAQASLEVAQSQKKRSDELYKTRIITTQEYEAAQLGLTQAQGAIVRASTNVDLAKQRLEDATVIAPVNGTIIDKPVSLGQVIASATGSVSGGTTLLKMADLTKVRVRALVNETDIGNVRPGQSTRVTVDAYPERPFQGVVEKIEPQAVVQQSVTMFPVIVSLDNNEGLLKPGMNGEVSMLIDRRDNVLAVSNDAVRTVREAAVAATFVGLNPDRVSAQVREMQAQMRSSGGGNGAGAGQPAGDMPSAKAVQMGEKKADAKGAPTSDRRGGAPTAAGGNSGGNGGARSAGGSVTRVRTALVFVEDAPGKFSPRLVRLGASDYDFSEVVSGLKEGEKVATLAVQALQAKRDQQNDRFRSMTGAGGMPGVQSTTGGAGGRPAGGGGGGGGGGGGGARGRWWRASSRRSLTCYTPRPFAWRWARCEPTNCARSSPCLAS